The Cynocephalus volans isolate mCynVol1 chromosome 5, mCynVol1.pri, whole genome shotgun sequence genomic sequence ttttcattttcttaagtatctttcaaagaaaagtttttaattctaaCCAAGTATATGCTTTTTgcaatttaaataagaaatttctttcattcccaatgtcacaaagattttctcctgttttcttctagatgtcTTATGTTTTAGCTCTCACACTTAGATCTGtaatccatttgagttaatttttgcatatggtgtgaggtCAGGAGTAAGGATCAAATTTTTGtacatgaatatccagttgttcttttatttaaaagactgtTCTTTACCCCAAAGTTACTTTGGCACCTTAGTGAAAAATCAGTTGACCGTttatatgtgggtctatttctggactctatgctctgttccattgattcatGTATCTGTCCTTTCACCAGTAACACGTCATGATTATTGTAGCTTCATTGGAagtcttgaaatcaagtagtgtgagtcctccaatttttctctctttttcaaaattgttttgcctAGTCCAAGTCCCTTGAATTTGTATatagattttagaatcagcttgtcagtttctacaaaaaCTCTGCCATAATTTTAATTTAGATCATATTgtatctgtagatcaatttggggagaactgacatcttaatattGAATCTTTTAATCCTGAACATGATGTATCTCTTCATTAATTTACGTCTTAATTTAGCTtctctcaacaatgttttgtagattTCAGCATATAAATCTTGTATAAATTTTGTTAGATGTATCCATAAAGTATTTCACTTCATGTTTTTGATGCTacggtatatatgtatatatgtgtgtgtgcatatgtatagtTTCAACCTTCAGATTTTGCTGCTAGGGTACAGAATTACAATTGGTTCAGGTATATGGACAGTGCTAACCCACTGTTAGTCCCAGTCATGGCCTTTCACgtcacatactgtataattcatCTACAGAAgctttatttgggtctttttacAGCTTTCCTTACTGTCTTCATTGTGCTCAccctttcctccacctttttaGATATACGGAGTGTATTTACAGAAGCTGTTCAGACATCTTTCTCTGCTAATTCTACCATCcctatcatttttttgtttcctcatGTAGATGATAGGTCacgttttttgtttctttaaatgtttggaaatttttgtttggttgccTGGTACCATGAATTTTACTTTATTGAGGGCTGGGTTTTGTTGCATTTCTTTAAACAATTTTGGGCTTTGTTCTGGAATGTAGTCATATTCTTGGAATCAGATGAATCCTTTGAGACTTCCTTACAAGCTTTTGTTATGCCCAGAGCACGTCTAATGCAGGCTGTGGATTTTATTGGGGGGCAGTAGGGGGAGCAAATAAAGCAGGATGATAAgtgatgccaaaaaaaaaaaaaaagaagaaaagaagaagagggaGTCTGAGAACAGCAAAgaattcttctttcttcctgtctgAGTTTGTTTCAAATGGTGGATTTCTAAGTCCCTTGTCAAAGGCTCCAGCTCCGCCCTGCACATCCTCCTGGGCCGTCTCCTGAGCCCAGCCCCTGCCTTGGCCCTGCTGATGCTGCAGCGTGTCCCGTGCTCTGTGAACGGTGCTTGGTAATGGATCCAGTTGATTTAGCTGGACGGGTCACAAGCTCATGGCTCTAGCTTCCTTCCCAGCCTGAGCAGTGCCGGTCACCGGTGGGAGGTTGCCCCTCTCTGTCATGCATTTGCTCATAGCTTACCGTTGTCCAGGGACACAAGTCAGGTTTCCTCAACTAAGCCTATGCTAATCATGCCAGCCTTACCCTTTCTTTCCTGCACTTGGATTTCTGACAATCGTGATGCACCTGTCCCAGCAGATTAGTGCTTGTGAACTGGAGTGTCCACTGGGAAGGTCTGTGGCTGTTAGACATATGCATACCTGCCTCCTGCCTTTCCAAGCAGGGAGTCTTATTCAGTATAGCTTGCAAATGGCCCTCACATTCAAACCTTAAGAAATTCTACCTGAGAGTCTCACATGCCCACATAGGTGAAAATCACTGAACTGTATTGTAAACTATTTGAAGTCCAGGACTATAAATTTTGCTcagtagaattttgtcaaatgtaattaaattttgcATGAATATTTTTGTTCAGATCAAAACCTGCGGTTTTGCTGATATCAACATCTTTAAACTATAGATCAGGGACAGGAAAATTACAGACTTTGGCCAACCAAGTCTGGTCAGGCCGATTTATTTACAtaattgtctatggctgctttcaagcTACAAAGGCAGATTTatgtagttgtgacagagaccatatggcctgcagAGAGTAAAACATCTACTATATGGCCCTTAACAGAAAGGCGTTACTGATGCCCGCTTtagatgaatatatttatataaaatagccCGAGGTGTGCTTTGCGCTCATGTGGGATGCCATGCTACGGGTTCAGCTCTCCAGCTTTCCAGGAACCTGTGTCAACCGTCATgtattttgcttccttttctccttaGACTCACTCCCACTCTCCTGTCATCTCTGCTGTGGAGCCAGAGGTGTTGAACCACCCATTTCTGTTTCTACACCAGGCCTGTGTTTTCTGCACAGATCAGATACCACGATGAGTGAGGTGAGAACCAATTTTATTTTCAGCAGAGACTGTAAGTTTGGTTAATTGTGGCTACTTGAATATCACACTACAGCTAACTTTATCTTCCTTTGTCTTCCAGGAACCAGTGAATTCTAGTGACATTTTCTATTCAAGTGGAGATTATTTTGGGTCAACTAGCACTTCGTTTTACTCCGATGGTGACACCGCACCATGCTCCTTGCAGGAGGTGAGGAGCTTCTCCAGGCTGTTTGTGCCGATTGCTTACTCCTTGATATGTGTCTTCGGCCTCCTGGGCAACAGTCTGGTGGTGATCACCTTTGCTTTCTATAAGAAAGCCAAGTCCATGACAGACATCTATCTCTTGAACATGGCCATTGCAGACATACTCTTTGTGCTCACTCTCCCATTCTGGGCAGTGAACCACGCCACCGGGGTGTGGATTTTCAGCAACGCCACGTGCAAGCTGATTAAAGGCATCTACGCTGTGAACTTCAACTGCGGGATGCTGCTCCTGAGCTGTATCAGCATGGACCGGTACATCGCCATCGTGCAGGCCACCAAGTCCTTCCGGCTGCGATCCAGAACACTGCCCCACAGTAAAACAATCTGTTTCGTTGTGTGGGTAGTGTCAATCATAATCTCCACCTCGACTTTGACCTTcaatcagaaatacaaaatagagGAGACTGCTGTCTGTGAGCCCAAGTATGACATCGTCTCAGAGCCCATCAAGTGGAAGCTGCTGATGTTGGTGTTTGAGCTGCTCTTTGGTTTCTTTATCCCACTGGTGTTTATGATTTTTTGCTACATGTTCATTGTCAAAACCTTAGTGCAAGCTCAGAATTCTAAAAGACACAAAGCCATCCGTGTGATTATAGCGGTGGTTCTCGTTTTTTTGGCTTGTCAGATTCCTCATAACATGGTCCTTCTTGTGACCGCTGCCA encodes the following:
- the CCR6 gene encoding C-C chemokine receptor type 6 produces the protein MTGSSMNSSDIFYSSGDYFGSTSTSFYSDGDTAPCSLQEVRSFSRLFVPIAYSLICVFGLLGNSLVVITFAFYKKAKSMTDIYLLNMAIADILFVLTLPFWAVNHATGVWIFSNATCKLIKGIYAVNFNCGMLLLSCISMDRYIAIVQATKSFRLRSRTLPHSKTICFVVWVVSIIISTSTLTFNQKYKIEETAVCEPKYDIVSEPIKWKLLMLVFELLFGFFIPLVFMIFCYMFIVKTLVQAQNSKRHKAIRVIIAVVLVFLACQIPHNMVLLVTAATMGSIDRSCDSMKLISYTRNITEVLAFLHCCLNPVLYAFVGQKFRSYFLRIMKDLWCVRRKHKSQGLSCSKMYSEAFISRQTSETVDNDNASSFTM